The following proteins come from a genomic window of Bremerella alba:
- a CDS encoding sigma-70 family RNA polymerase sigma factor produces MTDKEHDRNSTTQLTARDSRELLTRSWMKAQPSVFAFVIASTPQFSDAEDLLQEVAAEVAIRFDEYDPKRPFLPWALWVAKIKIADFYRLKKRERLVFAGEAIDALAAACTRVQSLMSEEQGALEHCLKETTGRTRQLLLLRYAEDLKPRQIAKRLSMSAAAVRVTLSRARSALGKCVEQRLGRKTS; encoded by the coding sequence ATGACCGATAAAGAGCACGATCGAAACTCAACCACCCAATTGACCGCGCGCGACTCTCGGGAATTGCTAACGCGTAGCTGGATGAAAGCGCAGCCGTCCGTTTTTGCTTTTGTCATTGCTTCGACCCCCCAATTTTCGGATGCAGAGGACCTATTACAGGAAGTTGCGGCCGAAGTCGCCATTCGATTTGACGAGTACGACCCGAAGCGGCCTTTTCTGCCATGGGCGTTGTGGGTAGCAAAAATCAAGATTGCTGATTTTTATCGTTTGAAGAAACGTGAACGTCTCGTCTTTGCAGGAGAAGCGATCGATGCCCTAGCTGCCGCGTGTACCCGCGTGCAAAGCTTGATGTCGGAAGAGCAGGGGGCTCTTGAACATTGCTTGAAGGAAACAACGGGGCGTACGCGACAGCTTCTGCTGCTTCGTTACGCGGAAGATTTGAAGCCGCGACAGATCGCCAAGCGCCTGAGCATGTCGGCCGCAGCGGTTCGCGTTACTCTATCAAGGGCTCGGTCTGCTCTTGGTAAATGTGTAGAGCAGCGGTTGGGAAGGAAGACTTCCTGA
- a CDS encoding DUF1559 domain-containing protein, producing the protein MSLSPHLSRQRGFTLVELLVVIAIIGVLIALLLPAVQQAREAARRMQCSNHQKQLGLALHNYHDTYGKLPYNQHPDTGSGSSKQRGPSFFVRLLPFIEQGAAYDQIVFSGDWSMQDGPNPNANLIDGFVVAGLLCPSSPLPEVETQSTASNGDIELQVASYVGIMGTSWLGGTVDVPATEDSFPNAYGEGIVNGMIVPIYPASAAHDDQGGSGVSFKNALDGTSNTMILSEQSDFFIDATGSKIKRRSGGHAGRAWCGGGNYADWSENVTTVRYPIATEGGWGNLDNYYRNIPPISAHPGGVMVTLTDGSVRFLSETVDFATLTALCHRQDGAVVGEY; encoded by the coding sequence ATGTCTCTAAGTCCTCACCTTTCTCGCCAACGCGGGTTTACGCTCGTGGAACTATTGGTTGTGATTGCCATTATTGGCGTTTTAATCGCGCTTCTGTTGCCTGCCGTGCAACAGGCTCGTGAGGCCGCGCGCCGTATGCAATGCTCCAACCACCAAAAACAACTAGGGCTTGCGCTGCATAACTATCACGATACCTATGGCAAGCTTCCTTACAATCAGCATCCCGATACGGGTTCTGGTTCTAGCAAACAGCGAGGTCCCTCTTTCTTCGTTCGTTTATTGCCATTTATCGAACAAGGGGCGGCATACGACCAGATTGTTTTCTCTGGCGACTGGAGCATGCAAGACGGGCCAAACCCCAACGCAAACTTGATCGATGGTTTCGTTGTCGCGGGTCTCTTATGCCCTTCGAGTCCACTTCCTGAAGTGGAAACCCAGTCGACGGCCTCTAATGGTGACATCGAGCTGCAAGTCGCCAGCTATGTTGGCATCATGGGAACGAGTTGGCTTGGCGGTACCGTCGATGTTCCTGCGACCGAAGATAGTTTCCCCAATGCTTATGGAGAAGGCATTGTGAATGGCATGATCGTTCCAATTTATCCTGCCAGTGCTGCTCACGACGACCAAGGGGGTAGCGGCGTGAGCTTTAAAAATGCCCTCGATGGAACAAGCAATACGATGATTTTGTCGGAACAAAGCGACTTCTTTATCGATGCAACCGGCAGCAAAATTAAACGCCGAAGTGGCGGACACGCGGGTCGAGCTTGGTGCGGAGGGGGTAACTATGCTGACTGGTCGGAAAATGTGACGACCGTCAGGTATCCGATCGCTACCGAAGGTGGCTGGGGAAACCTGGACAACTATTACCGCAACATCCCCCCAATCTCCGCTCACCCAGGAGGTGTCATGGTCACGCT